Proteins from a single region of Corylus avellana chromosome ca11, CavTom2PMs-1.0:
- the LOC132165421 gene encoding autophagy-related protein 13b isoform X3 gives MAPSHGNSHSEAAKIEQIITEIFHKSLQIILEVRAPDTSSRNFSGEQAMSSPSSSSSSSSSLRARDKWFNLALRECPAVLENLDLWRQSNCQRMVVDVVLVQRPVDWDSVNFSPKGNSSSKERYPYCWNSDQDEFRGQVRSEKTIERWVLQYESRKVKDNRSSGSRRSSNNNSHALYKKSILLLRSLYATVRLLPAYKIFRDLNSSCQIRTFSLAHRVFSHDEPFSRREQAEMQRFGFTPLETSSGRLCLSVLYRSSELDMSSESSTPMSPHVISDYVGSPLADPLKRFPSLPVAAPSSLPFSRRHSWGFDLYRASPPLVSFSPSPSPTYSEPQASFSNRSSCHFPPMSLPPHPPETSLAYKKHTSFDYCPSPAFSPSPSASPPICIPGSHLSKGLLRSESAPVNIPTSKLGSSPSLSNKQYLPPSPPIRSTRSGTLRTDNCTGPIHTGATVEQFSPGKDEIRKYFGMKISANCSPQISYSRSSSRSFQDDFDGSDFACAFDVDDDDMTDPRSRKIRHQPEVG, from the exons ATGGCACCCTCTCATGGTAATTCTCACTCTGAAGCGGCGAAAATTGAACAAATAATCACTGAAATCTTTCACAAAAGCCTACAGATAATACTTGAGGTTAGGGCCCCTGACACATCGTCGCGTAATTTTAGCGGCGAGCAAGCCATGTCATCCCCGTCTTCGTCCTCATCGTCCTCATCAAGCTTGAGGGCGAGGGATAAGTGGTTTAATTTGGCGCTTAGGGAATGCCCTGCTGTGCTAGAGAATCTTGATCTCTGGCGCCAGAGCAATTGCCAACGGATGGTGGTCGATGTGGTTTTGGTCCAAAGGCCTGTTGATTGGGACTCGGTCAATTTTTCGCCTAAAGGGAATTCGTCATCGAAAGAACGGTATCCGTATTGTTGGAATTCTGATCAGGATGAGTTCAGGGGTCAGGTCAGGAGTGAAAAGACTATAGAGAGATGGGTATTGCAGTATGAGAGTAGGAAGGTGAAAGATAATCGTAGTTCAGGGAGCAGGAGGTCAAGCAATAATAATTCGCATGCATTGTACAAGAAATCAATATTGCTTTTGAGGTCCTTGTATGCGACTGTTAGACTTTTACCTGCATACAAGATTTTTCGTGATCTCAATTCGTCTTGCCAGATAAGGACCTTTAGTCTTGCTCACCGGGTGTTTTCTCATGACGAACCCTTTAGTCGTAGAGAACAGGCAGAAATGCAGCGATTTGGGTTCACCCCTTTGGAAACTTCTTCTGGTAGGCTATGCCTCTCGGTGTTGTATCGTTCATCAGAATTGGATATGAGCTCTGAATCATCGACTCCTATGTCCCCCCACGTTATATCTGATTATGTAGGCAGCCCATTGGCAGACCCCCTTAAAAGGTTTCCATCCCTACCTGTGGCAGCTCCATCATCTTTGCCATTCTCAAGGCGGCATAGTTGGGGTTTTGATCTGTATAGAGCCTCACCTCCCTTGGTTTCATTctcaccttcaccttcacctaCATATTCAGAGCCGCAAGCTTCATTTTCTAACCGAAGTTCCTGCCATTTCCCACCTATGAGCTTACCTCCTCATCCGCCTGAAACATCGCTAGCTTATAAGAAGCATACAAGTTTTGATTACTGTCCCTCTCCTGCCTTTTCCCCCTCCCCTTCCGCATCACCACCAATCTGTATTCCTGGGAGTCATCTGTCAAAGGGGCTTTTACGATCTGAAAGTGCCCCTGTAAATATACCCACTTCTAAGCTTGGTAGCTCGCCATCATTGTCCAATAAACAATATTTGCCTCCATCTCCTCCCATTAGGAGCACAAGGTCTGGTACTTTGAGGACTGATAACTGTACGGGTCCAATTCATACTGGTGCAACAGTTGAGCAG TTCTCTCCTGGAAAAGATGagattagaaaatattttggaatGAAGATATCAGCCAACTGCTCACCGCAGATTTCGTATTCCAGAAGCTCCAGCAGGTCTTTCCAGGATGATTTTGATGGTTCTGACTTTGCTTGCGCTtttgatgttgatgatgatgatatgacGGATCCAAGAAGCAG GAAAATCAGGCATCAACCGGAGGTTGGTTGA
- the LOC132164984 gene encoding F-box protein At3g07870-like gives MEHYLPTETLFDIFARLPVKSLLRFRCVSPLWCNIIDDPSLAYMHRLRCAEEPKVLLLDPPTDQPVPEVMFGEDGMFLKASLNLLTRFADSKEYFLQGWCNGLLCFTKKFCADSPLFLLNPLRQEVVQVQPPSPWIDKPQYSWLRRVYGLGFDSSTNTYKIVGLLCGISAQVYTLGGSWRAITEGQGPPCAVFGWPIYACGALHWLVKLGAGTEGDLGRGKIVYFDVGKEEFGLISRPEFRPSHLVDLRGDLAIVDRSSDKDIKVWVMKEYEKKEWVKEYKIGLAGVPRKAQVRVMGLCEHGEILLKLKQKKKQDKSRNNYLFYNPKTDMLKYSHIPSLNGDTQVLCHMSTPLSVAKFRAAE, from the coding sequence ATGGAGCACTACCTCCCGACAGAGACGCTGTTTGACATCTTTGCACGACTACCCGTCAAGTCACTCTTGCGCTTCAGGTGCGTCTCTCCGCTATGGTGCAACATCATCGACGATCCATCCCTTGCTTACATGCACCGGCTCCGGTGCGCTGAAGAGCCTAAAGTTTTACTTCTTGATCCTCCCACTGACCAACCGGTACCGGAGGTGATGTTTGGAGAAGATGGGATGTTCTTGAAGGCCAGTTTGAATTTACTCACGAGGTTTGCAGATTCCAAAGAATATTTTCTACAGGGCTGGTGTAATGGTTTGCTCTGCTTCACAAAAAAGTTCTGTGCCGACAGCCCTCTGTTTTTGCTTAATCCTCTGAGGCAAGAAGTTGTACAAGTGCAACCACCATCACCATGGATAGACAAGCCCCAATACAGCTGGCTGAGGAGAGTATATGGTTTAGGGTTTGACTCTTCAACAAATACGTACAAGATTGTTGGACTCTTGTGCGGTATATCGGCTCAAGTGTACACTCTTGGAGGCTCGTGGAGAGCCATTACCGAAGGTCAAGGACCTCCTTGTGCTGTGTTTGGATGGCCTATATACGCATGTGGAGCGCTTCATTGGCTTGTTAAACTTGGTGCCGGCACTGAGGGTGATCTAGGTAGAGGCAAgattgtttattttgatgttGGGAAGGAGGAATTTGGGTTGATTTCTCGACCCGAATTTCGCCCGAGTCATTTAGTTGATCTCAGAGGAGACTTGGCCATTGTTGATCGGTCATCTGATAAGGATATTAAGGTATGGGTAATGAAGGAATATGAGAAGAAAGAGTGGGTCAAAGAATACAAGATTGGTCTGGCAGGGGTGCCCCGTAAAGCACAAGTTCGAGTCATGGGGCTATGTGAACATGGTGAAATACTACTGAAGctgaagcagaagaagaagcaggACAAATCtagaaataattatttgttctaTAATCCAAAGACAGATATGCTAAAGTACAGCCACATTCCAAGCCTCAATGGAGACACACAAGTCCTATGTCACATGAGTACCCCGCTATCAGTAGCTAAGTTTCGGGCAGCAGAGTAA